The following proteins are co-located in the Pseudomonas synxantha genome:
- a CDS encoding sigma-54-dependent Fis family transcriptional regulator translates to MAEPLAHDTLIQDSWRRCRAFGLDHQSAPSFDQLPAEGIRQLLESQHSLVQTTHQEVLPYYENILSNSNCLIMLADNQGQVLTSWGTQRFIEPKLARGFSPGASWKERSSGTNAIGTALACAQAVHIEHDEHFLKANRFMTGSAAPIFDAQREIIAVLDVSSDSYLPPSHTLGMVKMMSQTVENRLILNLFRGEHFQLTFNTGLSNLDSQWAGLLIFDESGQVLSANRRADNLLGISLSRVMIDRLFKVSLLELLNQPEGLPFSLQAAGRNRFQCLLKRPKQMPVQARVFNEPTPPPTPTSINLKTLHFGDARVEKAVRQAERLLEKDIPLLIHGETGVGKEVFVKALHQASSRSRQAFIAVNCAAIPAELVESELFGYEKGAFTGANQKGSIGLIRKADKGTLFLDEIGDMPLPTQARLLRVLQERCVQPVGSSEVFPVDLRIISATNRALRELVQAGRFREDLYYRIGGLTLELPPLRERTDKQALFQQLWQQHREPTQWAGLSAEVLGLFEQHPWPGNLRQVSSVLQVALAMAEEQPIRAEHLPDDFFVDLKEAAPLSTRERLDDNLDLSQRLEAVGGNISHLARELGVSRNTLYKRLRQHEG, encoded by the coding sequence ATGGCCGAACCACTGGCTCACGACACCCTTATCCAGGATTCCTGGCGCCGTTGCCGCGCCTTTGGCCTGGATCACCAGAGCGCTCCCAGCTTTGACCAACTCCCCGCCGAAGGCATTCGCCAACTGTTGGAGAGCCAGCATTCACTGGTGCAGACCACCCACCAGGAAGTGCTGCCCTACTACGAGAACATCCTCAGCAATTCCAACTGCCTGATCATGCTGGCCGACAACCAGGGCCAGGTGCTGACCTCGTGGGGCACCCAGCGCTTTATCGAGCCCAAGCTGGCCCGTGGTTTCAGCCCTGGCGCCAGCTGGAAGGAGCGTTCCAGCGGCACCAATGCCATTGGCACCGCGCTGGCTTGCGCCCAGGCGGTGCATATCGAACACGATGAACACTTTCTCAAGGCCAACCGCTTCATGACCGGCTCGGCCGCCCCCATTTTCGATGCACAGCGCGAAATCATCGCGGTGCTGGATGTGTCCAGCGACAGCTACCTGCCGCCCTCCCACACCCTGGGCATGGTCAAGATGATGAGCCAGACCGTGGAAAACCGGCTGATCCTCAACCTGTTCCGCGGCGAACATTTCCAACTGACGTTCAACACCGGCTTAAGCAATCTCGACAGCCAGTGGGCCGGCCTGTTGATCTTCGATGAAAGCGGCCAGGTGCTGTCGGCCAACCGGCGTGCGGACAACCTGCTGGGTATCAGCCTGTCGCGGGTGATGATCGACCGTTTGTTCAAGGTCTCGCTGCTGGAGCTGCTCAACCAGCCGGAGGGCTTGCCGTTCTCGCTGCAGGCCGCGGGACGCAATCGGTTCCAGTGCCTGTTGAAGCGGCCCAAGCAGATGCCGGTGCAAGCGCGGGTGTTCAATGAACCGACGCCGCCGCCAACCCCGACCTCGATCAACCTCAAGACCCTGCATTTTGGCGATGCACGGGTGGAAAAAGCCGTGCGCCAGGCCGAGCGTCTGCTGGAAAAGGACATTCCGCTGCTGATCCACGGCGAGACCGGCGTGGGCAAAGAGGTGTTCGTCAAGGCCCTGCATCAGGCCAGTTCCCGCAGCCGCCAGGCGTTTATCGCGGTGAACTGTGCGGCGATTCCCGCTGAGTTGGTGGAATCGGAACTGTTCGGCTATGAAAAAGGCGCCTTCACCGGCGCCAATCAGAAAGGCAGCATCGGTCTGATCCGCAAGGCGGACAAGGGCACGCTGTTTCTCGATGAGATTGGCGATATGCCATTGCCGACCCAGGCCCGGTTGTTGCGGGTGTTGCAAGAGCGCTGCGTGCAACCGGTGGGCAGCAGCGAGGTGTTCCCGGTGGACTTGCGCATCATCTCGGCGACCAACCGGGCCCTGCGTGAGCTGGTGCAGGCCGGGCGCTTTCGTGAGGACTTGTACTACCGCATCGGCGGCCTGACCCTGGAGTTGCCGCCGTTGCGCGAGCGCACTGACAAACAGGCGTTGTTCCAGCAACTGTGGCAGCAACACCGCGAGCCGACCCAGTGGGCCGGGCTGAGTGCCGAGGTGCTGGGGTTGTTCGAGCAACATCCGTGGCCGGGGAATTTGCGCCAGGTGAGCAGCGTGTTACAGGTGGCGCTGGCAATGGCCGAAGAACAGCCGATCCGTGCGGAGCATCTGCCCGATGATTTTTTTGTCGATCTAAAAGAGGCGGCGCCGCTGTCTACACGTGAGCGCCTGGATGACAACCTGGATCTGAGCCAACGCCTTGAGGCCGTGGGCGGAAATATTTCCCACCTGGCGCGGGAACTGGGGGTAAGCCGCAACACCCTGTACAAACGCCTGCGCCAGCACGAAGGCTGA
- a CDS encoding ABC transporter ATP-binding protein has product MSLTLEHVSRVVDGQTWIDDANLRFEAGSFNVLLGRTLSGKTSLMRLMAGLDKPDSGRILMNGVDVTQKPVRLRNVSMVYQQFINYPTMTVFENIASPLRQAGVSNELIQSKVLETARMLRIEKFLQRHPLELSGGQQQRTAMARALVKDAELILFDEPLVNLDYKLREELRQEMRELFKARHTIAIYATTEPNEALALGGTTTILHEGRVIQSGKAAEVYHQPQTVLAAELFSEPPINLMPGRISGNEVSFANFVHFPLNVDLRPIGEGEFRFGVRPSHISLVPSNDDDLELAVTVEVAEISGSETFLHVRSEHFLLVLHLPGVHEYDVDAPIRVYIPTHKLFVFDGQGRLVQAPGRRIARVA; this is encoded by the coding sequence ATGTCATTGACCCTGGAACATGTCTCCCGCGTTGTCGACGGCCAAACCTGGATCGACGACGCCAACCTGCGTTTCGAAGCCGGTTCGTTCAACGTCTTGCTCGGTCGCACGCTGTCCGGCAAGACCAGCCTGATGCGCCTGATGGCCGGCCTGGACAAGCCCGACAGCGGCCGCATCCTGATGAACGGCGTGGACGTCACGCAAAAACCGGTGCGCCTGCGAAATGTGTCGATGGTCTACCAGCAGTTCATCAACTACCCGACCATGACCGTATTCGAAAACATCGCCTCGCCGTTGCGCCAGGCCGGTGTGTCCAACGAGCTGATCCAGAGCAAGGTGCTGGAAACCGCCAGGATGCTGCGCATCGAGAAATTCCTGCAGCGTCATCCGCTGGAACTGTCCGGCGGTCAGCAGCAACGCACCGCCATGGCCCGCGCCTTGGTCAAGGACGCAGAACTGATTCTGTTCGATGAGCCGCTGGTCAACCTGGACTACAAACTGCGCGAAGAGCTGCGTCAGGAAATGCGCGAGCTGTTCAAGGCACGTCATACCATCGCCATCTATGCCACCACCGAACCCAACGAGGCCCTGGCCCTGGGTGGCACCACCACCATTCTTCACGAGGGCCGCGTGATCCAGAGCGGCAAGGCGGCCGAGGTCTATCACCAGCCGCAGACCGTGCTTGCCGCCGAGCTGTTCTCCGAGCCGCCGATCAACCTGATGCCCGGGCGCATCAGCGGCAACGAAGTCAGTTTTGCCAACTTCGTGCATTTCCCGCTCAACGTCGACCTGCGTCCCATCGGCGAAGGCGAATTTCGCTTTGGCGTGCGCCCCAGCCACATCAGCCTGGTGCCGAGTAATGACGATGACCTGGAGCTGGCGGTGACCGTGGAAGTCGCCGAGATCAGCGGCTCGGAAACCTTCCTGCATGTACGCAGCGAGCATTTCCTGCTGGTGCTGCACCTGCCGGGGGTGCACGAGTACGACGTCGACGCGCCGATCCGCGTGTATATCCCCACCCATAAACTGTTTGTGTTCGATGGCCAGGGCCGTTTGGTCCAGGCCCCAGGGCGCCGTATCGCGAGGGTTGCCTGA
- a CDS encoding ABC transporter ATP-binding protein encodes MAEIHLRNLAHSYSPTPAGPEDYAIREMNHVWEQGGAYALLGPSGCGKSTLLNIISGLLSPSEGQVLFDTQVVNDLTPEKRNIAQVFQFPVVYDTMTVFDNLAFPLRNQGMAEAKIHSKVQEIAEVLDLQNLLNKKARNLTADEKQKVSMGRGLVRDDVSAILFDEPLTVIDPHLKWKLRRKLKQIHEQFNITMVYVTHDQLEASTFADKIAVMYGGQIVQFGTPRELFERPSHTFVGYFIGSPGMNLIEVQAKPGGVGFADTLLPLSEALQQRISATDYQKLQVGIRPEFIHVWDEYNPDALQAEIVHVEDLGTYKIMTLNLDGAPLKVRLAEDKPVPEGRASISFPAQWLMLYADDYLLEVAP; translated from the coding sequence ATGGCCGAGATCCATTTGCGTAACCTAGCCCATAGCTACAGCCCTACGCCAGCGGGGCCAGAGGACTACGCTATCCGGGAAATGAACCACGTATGGGAGCAGGGCGGCGCCTACGCCTTGCTCGGGCCGTCGGGCTGCGGCAAGTCCACGTTGCTCAATATCATCTCCGGCCTGCTCAGCCCCTCCGAGGGCCAGGTGCTGTTCGACACCCAGGTGGTCAACGACCTGACCCCGGAGAAACGCAATATCGCCCAGGTGTTCCAGTTCCCGGTGGTGTACGACACCATGACGGTGTTCGATAACCTGGCCTTCCCGCTGCGAAACCAGGGCATGGCTGAGGCGAAAATCCACAGCAAGGTGCAGGAAATTGCCGAGGTCCTCGACCTGCAAAACCTGCTGAACAAAAAAGCCCGAAACCTCACCGCCGACGAAAAACAGAAAGTCTCCATGGGCCGTGGCCTGGTCCGCGATGACGTCTCGGCGATCCTGTTCGACGAGCCGTTGACGGTGATCGACCCGCACCTGAAATGGAAGCTGCGGCGCAAGCTCAAGCAGATTCATGAGCAGTTCAATATCACCATGGTCTACGTCACCCACGATCAACTGGAAGCTTCCACCTTCGCCGACAAGATCGCGGTGATGTACGGCGGGCAGATCGTGCAGTTCGGCACCCCGCGTGAATTGTTCGAGCGCCCAAGCCATACCTTTGTCGGCTATTTCATCGGCAGCCCCGGGATGAATCTGATTGAGGTGCAGGCCAAGCCCGGCGGCGTGGGCTTTGCCGACACGCTGCTGCCGTTGTCCGAGGCCTTGCAGCAACGTATCAGCGCCACCGACTACCAAAAGCTCCAAGTGGGCATCCGCCCGGAATTTATCCACGTATGGGACGAGTACAACCCTGACGCCCTGCAAGCCGAGATCGTGCACGTGGAAGACCTCGGCACCTACAAGATCATGACCCTCAACCTCGACGGCGCGCCGCTGAAAGTGCGCCTGGCCGAAGACAAGCCAGTGCCGGAGGGCAGGGCGTCGATCAGCTTCCCCGCGCAATGGCTGATGCTCTACGCCGACGATTACCTGCTGGAGGTGGCGCCATGA
- a CDS encoding carbohydrate ABC transporter permease, producing MNKVQNNKAWWLVLPVFLLVAFSAVIPMMTVVNYSVQDIFDQSSRYFVGADWYKQVLLDPRLHDSLLRQFIYSACVLLIEIPLGIAIALTMPTKGRWSSLVLIILAIPLLIPWNVVGTIWQIFGRADIGLLGSTLNAMGISYNYAANTMDAWVTVLVMDVWHWTSLVALLCYSGLRAIPDVYYQAARIDRASAWAVFRHIQLPKMKSVLLIAVMLRFMDSFMIYTEPFVLTGGGPGNATTFLSQTLTQMAVGQFDLGPAAAFSLVYFLIILLVSWLFYTAMTHSDANR from the coding sequence ATGAACAAGGTGCAGAACAACAAGGCCTGGTGGCTGGTGTTGCCGGTGTTCCTGCTGGTGGCGTTCAGTGCGGTGATCCCGATGATGACCGTGGTCAACTACTCGGTGCAGGACATTTTCGACCAGTCCAGCCGCTATTTCGTCGGGGCTGACTGGTACAAGCAGGTGCTGCTTGATCCGCGCCTGCACGACTCGCTGCTGCGCCAGTTCATCTATTCGGCCTGCGTGCTGCTGATTGAAATCCCCCTGGGCATCGCCATCGCCCTGACCATGCCAACCAAGGGCCGTTGGTCATCGCTGGTGCTGATCATTCTCGCCATTCCGCTGCTGATTCCGTGGAACGTGGTCGGCACCATCTGGCAGATTTTCGGGCGTGCCGACATCGGCCTGCTGGGTTCGACCCTCAACGCCATGGGCATCAGCTATAACTATGCGGCCAATACCATGGACGCCTGGGTCACCGTGCTGGTGATGGACGTGTGGCACTGGACCTCATTGGTGGCGCTGCTGTGCTACTCCGGTCTTCGGGCCATCCCGGACGTGTACTACCAGGCGGCGCGTATTGATCGTGCCTCGGCCTGGGCAGTGTTCCGACATATCCAATTGCCGAAGATGAAAAGCGTGTTGCTGATCGCGGTGATGCTGCGCTTCATGGACAGTTTCATGATCTACACCGAGCCCTTCGTCCTCACTGGCGGCGGGCCGGGTAACGCCACCACTTTCCTCAGTCAGACGCTGACCCAGATGGCCGTAGGCCAATTCGACCTGGGCCCGGCGGCGGCGTTTTCCCTGGTGTACTTCCTGATCATCCTGTTGGTGTCCTGGCTGTTCTACACCGCCATGACCCACTCCGACGCCAATCGCTGA
- a CDS encoding carbohydrate ABC transporter permease yields the protein MSKRKVIPLLIYILFLLVPIYWLLNMSFKSNTEILGGLTLFPQDFTLANYKVIFTDPSWYTGYLNSLYYVSLNTVISLSVALPAAYAFSRYRFLGDKHLFFWLLTNRMAPPAVFLLPFFQLYSSIGLFDTHIAVALAHCLFNVPLAVWILEGFMSGVPKEIDETAYIDGYSFPKFFVKIFIPLIGSGIGVTAFFCFMFSWVELLLARTLTSVNAKPIAAVMTRTVSASGIDWGVLAAAGVLTILPGMLVIWFVRNHVAKGFALGRV from the coding sequence ATGAGCAAGCGCAAGGTTATCCCATTACTGATCTACATCCTGTTCCTGCTGGTGCCGATCTACTGGCTGTTGAACATGTCCTTCAAGAGCAACACCGAAATCCTCGGCGGCCTCACGCTGTTTCCGCAGGATTTCACCCTGGCCAACTACAAGGTGATCTTTACCGACCCGAGCTGGTACACCGGTTACCTCAACTCGTTGTACTACGTGAGTCTGAACACGGTGATCTCCCTCAGCGTGGCGTTGCCGGCAGCCTATGCGTTCTCGCGCTACCGCTTCCTGGGTGACAAGCACCTGTTCTTCTGGCTGCTGACCAACCGCATGGCGCCGCCGGCAGTGTTTCTGCTGCCGTTTTTCCAGCTGTATTCCTCCATCGGCCTGTTCGATACCCACATCGCCGTGGCCCTGGCTCACTGCCTGTTCAACGTGCCGTTGGCGGTGTGGATCCTTGAAGGCTTCATGTCCGGTGTACCCAAGGAAATCGACGAAACCGCCTACATCGATGGCTATAGTTTTCCCAAGTTCTTCGTGAAAATTTTTATCCCGCTGATCGGCTCCGGCATCGGCGTCACGGCGTTTTTCTGCTTTATGTTTTCCTGGGTCGAGTTGCTGCTGGCGCGCACCCTGACTTCGGTCAACGCCAAGCCCATCGCAGCGGTGATGACTCGCACGGTTTCGGCCTCGGGTATCGACTGGGGCGTGCTGGCAGCGGCGGGGGTGTTGACCATCCTGCCGGGCATGCTGGTGATCTGGTTTGTTCGCAACCACGTGGCCAAGGGCTTCGCCCTGGGCCGGGTCTAG
- a CDS encoding DUF2160 domain-containing protein, whose product MEWMAWTTPTALFFGGIALILAGMTTWELRSPSIPRRGFLPISTTRGDRLFIGLLGSAYLHLLVIGVTDWSIWVASALSLVWLLSVMRWG is encoded by the coding sequence ATGGAATGGATGGCCTGGACCACCCCTACTGCGCTGTTTTTTGGCGGCATCGCGCTGATCCTGGCGGGCATGACCACCTGGGAACTGCGCTCGCCGAGCATCCCCCGGCGCGGTTTTCTGCCGATCAGTACCACTCGTGGTGATCGCTTGTTTATCGGACTTCTCGGCAGCGCCTACCTGCATTTGCTGGTGATCGGCGTTACCGACTGGAGCATCTGGGTGGCGTCCGCGCTCTCCCTGGTATGGCTGTTGAGTGTGATGCGTTGGGGCTAG
- a CDS encoding ABC transporter substrate-binding protein, with amino-acid sequence MLNKNNKLRHSISLAAVLALSGLSASAWADAYEDAAKKWIVSEFKPSTLTEAQQLEELKWFIKASEPFRGMKINVVSETLTTHEYESKVLAKAFSEITGIKLTHDLLQEGDVVEKLQTQMQSDKNIYDGWVNDSDLIGTHFRYGKTESITDLMANEGKDFTSPTLDLKDFIGLSFTTAPDGKIYQLPDQQFANLYWFRADWFERPELKAKFKEKYGYDLGVPVNWSAYEDIAKFFSEDVKEIDGKRIYGHMDYGKKDPSLGWRFTDAWFSMAGGGDKGLPNGLPVDEWGIRVEDCHPVGSSVTRGGDTNGPAAVFATQKYVDWMKAYAPPEAAGMTFSESGPVPSQGNIAQQIFWYTAFTADMVKPGLPVVNADGTPKWRMAPSPVGPYWEKGMKKGYQDVGSWTFLKSTPEKQKLAAWLYAQFVTSKTVSLKKTIVGLTPIRESDINSQAMTDMAPKLGGLVEFYRSPARTEWSPTGTNVPDYPRLAQLWWSNIAAAASGEKTPQQALDNLAKEQDAIMTRLERSKVQPVCGPKMNPERDAQYWFDQPGAPKPKLANEKPKGETVNYNDLLKQWEAARK; translated from the coding sequence ATGTTGAATAAAAACAATAAGCTGCGACATAGCATTTCATTGGCCGCCGTACTGGCCCTCAGCGGGTTGAGCGCCTCGGCCTGGGCCGATGCCTATGAAGATGCCGCGAAAAAATGGATCGTCAGCGAGTTCAAGCCCTCCACCCTCACCGAAGCCCAACAGCTCGAGGAGTTGAAGTGGTTTATCAAGGCGTCGGAACCCTTCCGTGGGATGAAAATCAACGTGGTGTCGGAAACCCTTACCACACACGAGTACGAGTCCAAGGTGCTGGCCAAGGCTTTCAGTGAAATCACCGGGATCAAGCTGACCCACGACCTGCTCCAGGAAGGCGACGTGGTGGAGAAGCTGCAAACCCAGATGCAGTCCGACAAGAACATCTACGACGGCTGGGTTAACGATTCCGACTTGATCGGTACGCACTTTCGCTACGGCAAGACCGAATCCATCACCGACCTGATGGCCAATGAAGGCAAGGACTTCACCTCGCCGACCCTGGACCTCAAGGACTTTATCGGCCTGTCCTTCACCACCGCGCCGGACGGCAAGATCTACCAGCTGCCCGACCAGCAGTTCGCCAACCTCTACTGGTTTCGCGCCGACTGGTTCGAACGCCCGGAGCTGAAAGCCAAGTTCAAGGAAAAATACGGCTACGACCTCGGCGTACCAGTGAACTGGTCGGCCTATGAAGACATCGCCAAGTTCTTCAGCGAAGACGTCAAGGAAATCGACGGCAAGCGCATCTATGGGCACATGGACTACGGCAAGAAAGACCCGTCCCTGGGCTGGCGCTTCACCGACGCCTGGTTCTCCATGGCCGGCGGCGGCGATAAAGGCTTGCCCAACGGCCTGCCGGTAGACGAATGGGGCATACGTGTGGAGGACTGCCACCCGGTGGGCTCCAGCGTGACCCGCGGCGGCGATACCAACGGCCCGGCGGCAGTGTTCGCCACGCAGAAATACGTGGACTGGATGAAGGCCTACGCGCCACCGGAAGCAGCCGGCATGACCTTCTCCGAATCCGGCCCGGTGCCGTCCCAGGGCAACATCGCCCAGCAGATCTTCTGGTACACCGCGTTTACTGCCGACATGGTCAAGCCGGGCCTGCCGGTGGTGAACGCCGACGGCACGCCGAAATGGCGCATGGCGCCGTCGCCGGTCGGGCCTTATTGGGAGAAGGGCATGAAGAAGGGCTATCAGGACGTAGGTTCCTGGACCTTCCTCAAGTCCACCCCCGAGAAGCAGAAACTTGCGGCCTGGCTCTACGCGCAGTTCGTCACCTCCAAAACTGTGTCGCTGAAGAAAACCATCGTGGGCCTGACGCCGATTCGTGAGTCGGATATCAACTCCCAGGCCATGACTGACATGGCCCCCAAACTCGGCGGCCTGGTGGAGTTCTACCGCAGCCCGGCTCGCACCGAGTGGTCGCCGACCGGCACCAACGTGCCGGACTACCCCCGCCTGGCGCAACTGTGGTGGAGCAACATCGCCGCCGCCGCCAGCGGCGAGAAAACCCCGCAACAGGCGTTGGACAACCTGGCCAAGGAACAGGACGCGATCATGACGCGCCTGGAACGCTCCAAGGTGCAACCGGTATGCGGCCCGAAAATGAACCCCGAGCGTGACGCGCAATACTGGTTTGACCAGCCGGGTGCACCGAAGCCGAAACTGGCCAATGAGAAGCCGAAAGGCGAAACCGTGAACTACAACGACCTGCTAAAGCAGTGGGAAGCGGCGCGTAAATAA